A genomic window from Herbiconiux aconitum includes:
- a CDS encoding MFS transporter, with amino-acid sequence MTEKTAAAGAATRNEGTAPARGTVVLIALILASGVANLNLSIANVALPSIGEAFDASQTALNLVAVGFSLGLAGSVLYLGAIGDRYGRKRMLVLGLALSIPAALMAAFAPSVELLFLARVVGGVAAGMAYPTTLALIAALWTGPKRIAAIALWSGLGGAIAALGPLASGFLLSIADWGAVFLMTPPLAAITLVLVILVVPAKVNEGTEPVDNLGGVLSIVLVTSLVLSINFAAVPGAQLFAGVLGVFAVLAGIGFVLRQRRARNPLYDLRVAGRRTFWVAAVGGTVVFGSLMGAMYVGQLFLQNVLGYTALEAGASILPSAILMTLAAPVSSRLVIRFGARVVFLLGFTSCLLAFLTMYLFWDVGASYLPVGVGYALIGLGVGLAGPPASRSLTDSVPVLRAGMASGTSDLQRDLGGSIMQSVLGAILTAGYASAIASSIASAPATVQSEITGSIQTQLQKSFDGAISIAKQYPQYADGIVKAARDSFLQGADWAFATGMVFMLVGAIVALVFYPRREREHELFRRYAKEETPEAPEAPEAPEAPDAVAAK; translated from the coding sequence ATGACCGAGAAGACGGCTGCGGCGGGCGCCGCCACGCGGAACGAAGGCACGGCACCCGCGCGCGGCACCGTGGTGTTGATCGCCCTCATCCTGGCGTCGGGCGTCGCCAACCTCAATCTCTCGATCGCGAACGTCGCACTGCCATCCATCGGCGAGGCCTTCGACGCCTCGCAGACGGCATTGAACCTCGTCGCGGTCGGCTTCTCGCTGGGCCTGGCCGGATCGGTGCTCTACCTCGGCGCGATCGGCGACCGCTACGGGCGCAAACGGATGCTCGTGCTCGGCCTCGCGCTCAGCATCCCGGCCGCCCTGATGGCGGCGTTCGCGCCCTCCGTCGAGCTGCTTTTCCTCGCGCGGGTGGTGGGCGGCGTCGCGGCGGGCATGGCCTATCCGACGACACTCGCGCTGATCGCAGCGCTCTGGACCGGCCCGAAACGGATCGCGGCCATCGCGCTGTGGTCGGGACTCGGTGGGGCCATCGCGGCTCTCGGACCGCTCGCCTCCGGATTCTTGCTGAGCATCGCCGACTGGGGTGCGGTGTTCCTCATGACGCCGCCGCTCGCTGCGATCACCCTGGTGCTGGTGATCCTGGTGGTGCCCGCCAAGGTCAACGAGGGCACCGAGCCGGTCGACAATCTGGGCGGCGTGCTCTCGATCGTGCTGGTGACGTCGCTCGTGTTGTCGATCAACTTCGCCGCGGTGCCGGGCGCGCAACTGTTCGCCGGCGTGCTGGGCGTCTTCGCCGTTCTCGCCGGGATCGGATTCGTGCTGCGCCAGCGGCGGGCGAGGAATCCGCTCTACGACCTCCGGGTGGCCGGGAGACGCACCTTCTGGGTGGCGGCCGTGGGCGGAACCGTGGTGTTCGGCTCGCTGATGGGCGCGATGTACGTGGGGCAGTTGTTCCTGCAGAACGTGCTGGGCTACACCGCGCTCGAGGCCGGCGCATCCATTCTTCCCTCGGCGATCCTGATGACCCTTGCCGCGCCCGTGTCGAGCCGACTGGTCATCCGTTTCGGGGCACGGGTTGTGTTCTTGCTGGGGTTCACGAGCTGCTTGCTCGCCTTTCTCACGATGTATCTGTTCTGGGACGTGGGGGCGAGCTACCTCCCGGTGGGGGTGGGGTACGCCCTGATCGGTCTGGGAGTCGGGCTCGCCGGTCCCCCGGCTTCGCGCTCACTCACCGACTCGGTGCCGGTGCTGCGGGCCGGGATGGCGTCGGGCACCTCTGATCTGCAGCGCGACCTCGGCGGATCGATCATGCAGTCGGTGCTCGGCGCCATCCTCACCGCCGGCTACGCCTCGGCCATCGCATCCTCGATCGCGTCGGCGCCGGCGACCGTGCAGAGCGAGATCACGGGCAGCATCCAGACCCAGCTGCAGAAGTCGTTCGACGGAGCGATCTCGATCGCCAAGCAGTATCCGCAGTATGCCGACGGCATCGTGAAAGCCGCGCGCGACTCCTTCTTGCAGGGCGCTGACTGGGCCTTCGCGACGGGGATGGTGTTCATGCTCGTGGGGGCGATCGTGGCACTCGTGTTCTACCCGCGGCGCGAGCGGGAGCATGAGCTGTTCCGGCGGTATGCCAAGGAGGAGACGCCCGAAGCGCCCGAAGCGCCCGAAGCGCCCGAGGCGCCCGACGCGGTCGCCGCGAAGTAG